The window TGTGTCCATAATTTCTGTTTTATCATCATGACTTTTAACTGATCCAGGACTGACCGCTTCTAAATCTGTAGGCAAAAGGTCATTCTCGTTTAATTTCCCATTTGAAGTTTCTGGGGTAGGAGTAGACTTCTTTTTGGGAATTCCAAAGAAGTCATAAACTAAATCTTCGACTTGTGGTATGAACACTGAGGCCACTTTTGGATTGACCACTTGGTCAACAATTCTTTCTACTCCTTGCTCTAGGTAATTGCCACTgcaatataagaaaataataatttagtgagatattataagttaaaatattagtttttacaCTTGTTTGAAACCAATGTATAatagtgtggttccgcctaagaataaaatcactccatatcctcccgtgtaTGTTCTATGATAACAATAATAGCATACACAAGATCCTTCTTTGTGTATGCTATTATTGCGACAGATGTCAGGCAGCGgctagttgtaaaatcacagcctaaACCTTCACAACTTTacggtttatttttacactgaccTCGGGTTTCGCGGCTTCATAGCAGCAGATGCAATCGGAAATGTGAAGATGAAAAAGATACAGCTTCAATATGCCTCTTTATTTTCAAGCTAAAACTCTTTCTGTCTCATTTGCTCACggtgcaataaaaaaagatattaaacTCACTCGAGTATATGTTTCCTTAGCTTCTCCCTCAGTTGGTTCTTGTTGAGGTCCGGCTTCCAGACCTGGCGAGCGAGGAAGGTCGCCACAGAGGTTTCCACGCGCTGCCGCAAGTTCTGGTACGCAGGCCTTGTGTCCACGTCTGATATACATTCTTTTCGAAACTgcaagtgaaaaaaaattaaatttcgatGAGTCATACGAAAATATGAGACATTTACGAAAACAATAAGAaagaatcaatttattttcatttcaatacactttaaaaataatgagacATATCAGTTCCCATTAACACACATATTAATGGCCAAAGGTGGATTTACCAGTAGGCTAATTGAGCTGGAGTCTAGGGGGCGGAAAATTTCGcctaatttttttgttatatagaaataaataattataactaatgTTTGGGTTTCACCACATACCCCATGCATTGCAAGATGAACTTTTTTCgctcatataatattactttttgtgtaacttaatataaaagtggGTTGTAATCATGTAATTTCATGAAGTTAACAAAGTACAAAACAATTAACCCATCAATTGTGcagaatcgagacacaataaatattgtttgaccAGTACATTTGCATCTGCTCATTGGTTAATTACTATGATTATAAACTAAGTAACCAGGGTATGGAAATAGAAACACAGAGGACTTTTGagcttttgaatttttatcttgattccagattttattatctttataagTCTATTTtcataatctatactattataataaagaggtaagcatttgtgagtttgtgactttgtatgtttgaggtagGTAATTTTCGAAACTATGGAACTGATTTTTATAAGTCTATTTTCTCAACTGATCTTTATAAGTCTATTTtcataatctatactattattataaagaggtaagcatttgtgagtttgtgactttgtatgtttgaggtgggtaatttccgaaactatggaactgatttaaaaaattctttcatcattagaaagatacattatacaagattgctataggctatattttatatcaaaattccaatgggagcgaagccccgggcaacatctagtttattataaaatataagattttaatttcccTATTTAGTCCCAAAACTAATACTGAAAATTGACTTAAACTAACTATGATATGTATGACCACATTTTATATAGCAATCTGTCTCAAGAGACATAATTTTCTACATCGATGTTTTGCAAGGTTTACTGTCTTTATCCTATGACCTATCATAACAAAAACCTAGCAATCTCTTTTATCAACAAATTAAgcataatataattgttatacTACAACAACTCCACATAATCTTCAAACAcctaaattacaaaaagattAGTCTAACCTAATATGCCTATTTTATGTtcctatttacattattatctacaaagataaaatgtttgttgagATTTTATATGGCTGAATGGTTTTTGtaccaatacatatatacaatagataaaacaagaacaaagtttTTGTAGATCAATATTCTCCATTTTAGTTTCAGTGAATGATTTGAATACCCTAAAATTGTtgcaaaattgaaatatttcatatttgtaGTAAAGTATTACAAATAGACGGACTGTATGTTAGTTACAAATGCACAATCTGTTGTAATTTGCTTAAGATTTGgacaaaatttaatgaattacaGGATCTATCTAATGATTGATTTGGAGgatgtaagtattattagatattaaaatgatttatttttttaacattaagaGAAGagtacttattttgtttttgtatttatagatGAATAATTCACTCACTTGATCGAATATTCCTCTAGATTTTAGTTCATACACCAATTGATCTACTACTCGAGGATCGCCCGGAAGATATTGCATATGCGTCATTTTAGAACTAAactatttaaacattaatattaaaatattatcaatctACCATTTGCCAAtgaacaatttaattaaatcgcatttaaatctatagaaattacaaaattaactttatcgAACAATCACACCAATAAAGTCGCACGTCTAGTCGTCTAAGAATAATAGGGATGGgcaatatatcattataaaataattgaaatcgACAAACTTAAGTCGAGTCGAGttgtagtttttattgttgcagCTATATAGgtattgaaaatatgaaaagctTGCATATGTAGGGaaggaaataattattgtataagtaaattttatattgaaaattatattaatactaaataACATCCTGCTTTTTCAGCCGACGACATCTCAATAATGTGTGTGCAAGCTTCATATGTGTCACCGACATCGAGCCGAGCAAGTttgcaaaattataaactGCTTACATTAAGTTCGTACGTTCATCAcctcaaaaatcaaaatgaaatcatttattcaaaaattaggccttcacagacaTTTTTCTGAATTGgacaatatttaccaaagctacaaactactagcactTAAAGCTACAGACGATATCGAACCTAGGTAATTGGGTTGTGTCTTTTATCGTATGTATAATGGGCTTTATTCTGAGcaactgtttttatataataccaaCAGCCACATAACATTCCATTATCGCACCTCTCGCTACCAACGGGGGATTCATTCTCACACCTTGTTAGATTCGATATGAACTTTACAAATGAAAGTCGACTATGTATTCTCGATTTATATAATGCAAATCAATAAGCATACAGCGACTTTAATGTCACTGAGGCTATGTCACGTTTAACAATGTCAGTGAAtcaatcaatgtcaaatttagtTGGTAATGGGAAGTTTGTTTTGGTTTGATTTGAACTTTGCTATTTTCTAGTCTCGATTTTTATTGGAAAGaatcaatattttcataatcaaCTATGAAGATGAGTGGGAATAACAACGAAGAGCATGTGAAATTACAAATGGAAGTTATTCAGCGAGAGAATCAGGAGAAATCGGCTGTTGGTAAGTTGTCTCCAAAAAGaacgttaaatataaatcgacCGATTGCAATAGGTCAGACTTTCTCGGTTGattgcataatttttttggaCTTTTCGATTTAATCGGGTTATATCAGCTGTGACATTGTTATCGATTTATTTACTAACCTATATTTTcgcgaaataataaattgaactcatgtattattacttaaatcggtaaaaatgaataaatttacgaCATATACAATAAAGGAAATCCACAAAGCGTATCGTGACAAGTTATTGACGCCAACaaattttgtagatttgtGTCTACAAAAAGTGAAACAAACGAATGAATTAAATGCTTTTGTGTTTGTAACGGACGATGAAGTGGAGAACCACGCGATCGAAAGTGAAAAGAGGTTCTATATTGACAAGGTAACCAAGCCTCTGGATGGTATTTCTATAGGAATCAAGGATAACTTTTGTACCAGTAACATACCTACTACTTGCGCTTCAGAGATGCTTAGAAACTTCGTACCGACGTACAATGCGACCGTTTATGCTAGATTAAGGGCAGCGGGTGCCTGTCTCATTGGCAAATGTAATTTGGATGAGTTTGCAATGGGTTCTGGCACTGTAGACTCTATTTTCGGCCCTACCCGTAATCCATGGGGATATAAGAGTGAAGATTGGAATATTGCCGGTGGTAGTTCCGGGGGAAGTGCCGTGGCAGTCAGTACAGGCGCTTGTGTAGCCGCCATCGGCTCAGATACAGGAGGTTCGACAAGAAATCCGGCCGCTTTATGTGGTATTGTAGGCCTTAAACCTACGTATGGTTTAGTGTCAAGATATGGTCTTATACCTTTAGTCAATTCCATGGATGTACCAGGGATATTATGTAGAACTGTTGAAGATGCAGCAATGATACTAAATTGTGTGGCTGGTCCGGACCTCTTTGATTCAAcaactataaaaaaagaatatcatCCGGTTTCTTTGAAGGATGATTTTGATCTCTCAACTGTTAAGATTGGTATACCAAGAGAGTATCATTGTGAAGGTATGAGTGAAGAAGTTATAGATACGTGGAGATATGTTGTGGATTTgcttgaaaaagaaaaagcaaTGATATCATCAATTTCATTACCACATACATCAGTATCTATAGCTGTATACTCAATTTTAAATCAGTGTGAAGTTGCAAGCAACATGGCTCGATATGATGGTTTAGAATACGGGCTACGGACGAAGGAACAATATTCAACAGAAGAGCTGTATGCGTCATCTCGATCACTAGGCTTTAATAACGTTGTACGGTCAAGAATTTTTGCCGGAAACTATTTCTTATTAACAAGAAACTACGAAAAGTACTTTATGAAGGCTATGAAGCTACGCAGATTGATATCAGACGATTTTAAGAATGTGTTTCATGGGGAAGCAAATGTAGATTTGTTGTTGACACCGACAACATTGTCGGATGCTCCGTCTTATAAGAGTTTTGTGTCGAAACGTAACCGTGATCAATGTGCTTTCCAAGACTATTGCACTCAGCCAGCAAATATGGCAGGAATTCCAGCAATTTCTATACCAATTCGGCTTTCAGAGAATAAGTTACCATTATCGTTACAACTGATGGGTCCAATCCTATCGGAAGAGCTGTTGTTAAATGTTGCTAGGAAAATCGAGACACTTGTTAAATTTCCTATTTTAGACAAGGTTTAATTTAGGATAGATTAgactttttgtatgttttagttgaaataaattattattttactgtacTCACTTAGATTTCTTTCTTGTCCCACCCaaagctgaaaaaaaaaaaatttaatactgAAGACCctgtgtaataataaaaattgtttgcaTTAGCTGTCTCATTTCTACTTGTACTCTTTGGTTTTCATAGTGAGCAAAAGAGATGGGAGAGACAATAATTTGGACTAAGCAAAGCCTCCAGTTTAGCAGGTTAACTTTTTTGGGCAGGGCTTGACTCAAGTGTCAAATAAAGCTAAATGTTTACGATCTTATCTATTAGAATTCATCAGCATCTTGTTCTAAAAAATGTCTGTGGAAATCGAGGACCAAAATAGTGACATACATACTAACTGCGCACCGgggctcccgtgggaatttcgggaaaagtaggtaccctatgtgttattccaggcgtccagtaaattttgcgcgaaagagtaaaaaacacatacatcctaacaaactttcgcatttataatattaggaggaTATATGCCTACTGCTAGGGAAAGGCCTGCGAATTATTCTACAAATCATCTATCTAGGGTAAGAAAATATCCTTTTATTTCTTGATTTCTCGTTCCAGCGACAGTCACAGCAGAGACTCTAAAGAAACTGAATGTATCCATCGAAGAGTTACCACAGAAATGCCAGCAGCTACTGCAACGCGCGGCAGAAACCCAAGCGTCAATGGACAGCGACATCTTCGACCCTATCGCCGTCTCGCTCCAACAATCCCGAGAAATCTCCGAGAAACTTACGGACGAATACGAAATCCTCAAACTGAGACAGAAAAACCAGCAGTTGCAAGCGAAAATAGACCGTAATCACAAGTTTTTGGAGGGCTTGAGGAGAGAATTGGCCAGTTCTAGGGAGTCCTTGGCCAAGCAGAGTCCTAATCCTGAGAATATACTGGAGCATGTAAGACAGATGAAACAGAAAGTCGTTTCATATGAAGAGAGCTGTGAAAAGGCGAAGGTAAGATTATTTAGTCTACCTATtcccaaaaaataatttatatttctgtaatcCCATGATTTTTACAGAGGacctataataaattgtgggtgcttaacttttattatcaCATATATGTACTAACTATAACTATATGTACTAACACATATGTACTAACACTactcacatatatatatatactaactaACAAAACCTTAATACACAAGCATCGCCGCGGCAATGCTTGGGTATTATGCGAATTAaggttttgtctgtctgtatgtaaaATGTCTAAATGAGAATATTgtgaaagataaatataataaaatatatatgtgtgtatatgtatgtatgtatgttatttatatagttagtaCATATATGTGATAATATAAGTTAAGCACCCACAAAATGAACGTGACCTTCGAGTTTCGCATCATTCTAAGGCATAAAGACAgcaatctttatttatttattggttcaCAACAGTTTACAACTTATACATTcttatggtaaaaaaaaacaactgtGTATAATGGCTGTAAACCAAAAGTGGGTACATGCAGGAtgataaagattattattcttacgataaaaacaaaaaaagaacatgAACAAAGCGGAAGATGTGAACAGAAAATGGGtacaacaaatacaatttaaaaaacctaaataagtatgacagaagaaaaaaatatgccaaAATAATGGTATGAAACTAAGAGCTTTACAACTGATTGCATCCGTTTACACATTTTCCAGGCAAAATACTCCAACCTTGGAGTACCAGACAGCATACTCCCAAAATCCCTGCTACGGCTGATCGGCCAGCTGTCTTCATTACAAGACTCTGCCAGGACTCTGCAGGAGCGAGCCGAGGACGTGACCCTCGCCAGACAAGCCCGGGATACCCTCCATCGGCTCCGGAGATGAGAATATAGagatttaagtataaatatagcatgttttattttctagtcACATACGTATTATCCTATGTTCCATGGGTGTAGACAGAGACTGCATTAACTTAGATATAGGACTGTATTACTAATATTctattgtaaacaaatttaaaaataaaatcagcaGAAAGACACGCCTGGTGTAAAATAATAGATGCCTGGCGTATTTTGACGAGCCAAATcgccaaatatatttttcttttcgtttcggcttaaatttgttaatgtaaaatatttcatagacGTGGCCAATCGAAGGTTTTGCATTGCGTTGATTCAAAGCTGTGTAAGCATTGTACTTCCGAGTATCGGTACATTGATGTAACTTGGTTACTGTTatgtatagtaaaaaaaaaaaaaacaaaacaaaattagtatataagttaataacatttatttaaaaatcttaattttaaaaagagtCAGACAATCTAGTTTGCCCGGACAGTATGTACTTCGATTGGTTCATCGTCCAGCTCACATAAATCGGAATATCATATACGTCTTTCTCTTCAGAAACCAAGTTTGCTATGTATCGCTAACTCAAAGTCTTCTTCGTCATTATAATCTTGTTCTTGAACTTCTCTGTATTCTGTTGAGGGCATGGACGTGCACGGCCAGGTGCAGTAATCGACTGGGCGACCtggaaacattattatttacaagcgTGCGTTCGTACGAACGTATAAATCTCAATATTTTACCATTCCCATAGGAATTTCCAGAAATCTTCCCTATATATCTACACCAAATTGCAGTTTTCTGCGCTCTGTTGTTTTGCCTGTGTCAGctgtttcatgaaaaaaaaccctaataatataaacatctaGCAACCTAAGGTAGGAATTCAGTTACCCTCattaatgtcataattatattagatttACGATTATATCCATAGTTATAcgcagatttaaaaaaaatatgctggcatttgcccagcagtggtaAATAACAGAAtgagttgtttttttttgtatattgttttaagATCAGCAATGGCCTTGTGTCATAAATACATTTGGATGTGGatctaaactaaacaaaaatcacTTTCCATTTAAACATACAGTTACATAACCTCAACTTGAAGATAAACGTAAATTACAGAACGAACCTCCAAGTTTTTCATTATGCGGCACAATCAGGTCCATCGCGTGCTGTCCATCGCCAATTTGCCCGCGCAGGCCCCATAAAAACACGTTACGAGGCACTGTGTTCATGCCAGTCTCCTTCTTAGTTTGCTGACACTTATCTCTAGGCTCGGCTGTTTGACATTGAATTTCTGAACGAAGGTGGCTGTAGATCGTTTGGGTCGAGTGGGTCCTGCAATTCACTATTGATGCCtggaataaagatttttttagttactactagacagacagacgcggcagagaactttgttttataatatgtaaggatttaatGATGGATCCGATCGCtagattttcaaaataaagggTTTAAGATTTTTCTCAGCAGTCGGCTAAAATAGTTTCATCATATTCAAAGATGCCCTGGTATCAATAGTGCTCTCTAGCTTTTTGAATTCaatcagagagatcttattgcattcaacgtgtgacaaaaaaacatGGCCGCGCAgttaaaccgttgaggagttccctcgttgggagccgatcctggatgcatcatcaggtcatgcttatcgtaataatgcattgtcatccaaattaaAAGCGCAATTAAGTTGTTGCTTCAAACAAGACTTCGTCCGAACCTGTCTTCATATATTGGAAGttagataaatagaaaaaaaaataatatgattttgtataaTCTTACCCATTTGCAAGCCCTCCTCTTCCACTCCCAGAGGTCCCAAGTATAATCTTTCTCAATATACTCGTCTATGGGGTGAGGTTCAGTCTGAACATCTTTTTCCATCACACAGACTGTAATAAGGCAAAAATGTACCTAAGGGTTTCATtgtcaattcccgctcgattccagaattttcaaaaatgtaaataccgAAAATCGAACCGTATAAAAATAGTAGGGTTTTATTCCActaataagaataagaatatttatttgtgagacataggtaggtacattaaaaatacagttgagataaattagtaggtagtatCACTATGCTCTGTCTTTAAAGACTtacatatattgttaattatcatttaacgTGCAtcagtcaaatttattttaaacatttgtcatttataaattcatcaaTGGTGTAGTAACATTTTTGTACTAGGAGCGAAGTCAAGCGTTTCCTGAaggttttcaaattttcattttttaaatccggcaatttgttatataacttTGGCGCCATAAagataaaactatttctttTCATTGCTGTTCTACAAATACGTGCACAAAGTCTGTAGCCCCGTCTTTGGGTATTTTTCCTAGTATTTATAGATGCTAGTGTCGGAAATAGGGACtcatttgattttacaaaactagctacttctaatatatatagtgaTGGTAAAGTAAGAATGCTAAATTTCCTAAAGCTCTCATGGCAACTAACTAATTAATGTAGTTCTAACAATaaagtagtttatttataaattacgtcATTGCATTCGTGATATTTTAACACATTAACGAAAACACACCTGGCGTAAACAaacggagcgcgactgagtTATGGGACATAGCTCATACACTCTTTGAAGATACCAATGTTTAATCAGATTATTGGTATTCTCATTCTCCTTTTCACTAAGCCATCGTAAAATAAGGGGGCTACCATGATACGTAAATCACTTATGTATGACGCCATGACGTCCACgcgttctctctttttttacacgatggcgtggacgttagtaacgtgctacgacGTGTTTATATGTTTCGTGGCAGGCCTCCTGAATACTCACTCTTCGGCACATATTTAACGACGAGAACGTCCAAGTCCTTCACTTGACGGACATCCTCGATGATGTTCAGCAGGTGGATCACGTGCGGGTTGTTGCGCGCGAAATCTAACACTTCGTTTATGTACCTGTAAAATTGTTATGCATTCTGTCCGCTATCGTTCAGTTTTATTAGTATGTGTAAACTGAGAAAAACATCCGTTAAGTTCTATTCGTAAGACAGAACGCTTCATGTTATCCGTTCTGGTATCCTGCTAATAGAACTGTACGCTCAGAATGTTATTTTGTTGCTTACACACATAATGTGCCGACCCCATTATAATGAGATAAAGTAAACAAGATGACATAAGTAATTCTGGATTCGGAA is drawn from Plodia interpunctella isolate USDA-ARS_2022_Savannah chromosome 24, ilPloInte3.2, whole genome shotgun sequence and contains these coding sequences:
- the LOC128680491 gene encoding uncharacterized protein LOC128680491; amino-acid sequence: MKMSGNNNEEHVKLQMEVIQRENQEKSAVATVTAETLKKLNVSIEELPQKCQQLLQRAAETQASMDSDIFDPIAVSLQQSREISEKLTDEYEILKLRQKNQQLQAKIDRNHKFLEGLRRELASSRESLAKQSPNPENILEHVRQMKQKVVSYEESCEKAKAKYSNLGVPDSILPKSLLRLIGQLSSLQDSARTLQERAEDVTLARQARDTLHRLRR
- the GatA gene encoding glutamyl-tRNA(Gln) amidotransferase subunit A, mitochondrial, with translation MNKFTTYTIKEIHKAYRDKLLTPTNFVDLCLQKVKQTNELNAFVFVTDDEVENHAIESEKRFYIDKVTKPLDGISIGIKDNFCTSNIPTTCASEMLRNFVPTYNATVYARLRAAGACLIGKCNLDEFAMGSGTVDSIFGPTRNPWGYKSEDWNIAGGSSGGSAVAVSTGACVAAIGSDTGGSTRNPAALCGIVGLKPTYGLVSRYGLIPLVNSMDVPGILCRTVEDAAMILNCVAGPDLFDSTTIKKEYHPVSLKDDFDLSTVKIGIPREYHCEGMSEEVIDTWRYVVDLLEKEKAMISSISLPHTSVSIAVYSILNQCEVASNMARYDGLEYGLRTKEQYSTEELYASSRSLGFNNVVRSRIFAGNYFLLTRNYEKYFMKAMKLRRLISDDFKNVFHGEANVDLLLTPTTLSDAPSYKSFVSKRNRDQCAFQDYCTQPANMAGIPAISIPIRLSENKLPLSLQLMGPILSEELLLNVARKIETLVKFPILDKV